From a single Nicotiana tomentosiformis chromosome 2, ASM39032v3, whole genome shotgun sequence genomic region:
- the LOC104091460 gene encoding fasciclin-like arabinogalactan protein 17, with protein MDFQIYGVSNLFIFTVILLFSIATATLQENPTATFAKPTTSAPQINSNSILVALLDSHYTELSELVEKALLLQTLEEAVSKHNITIFAPKNEALERDLDPEFKRFLLEPGNLRSLQNLLLFHMIPTRIVSNQWPARVHATLYPGDENVNVVEKNGEKMVSSAMIIKQDDIIKPDGVIHGIERVLIPKSVQQDFNTRRSLRSISAVLPEGAPEVDPRTHRLKKPAPVPAGAPPVLPVYDALAPGPSLAPAPAPGPGGPHHHFDGESQVKDFIQTLLHYGGYNELADILVNLTSLATEMGKLVSEGYVLTVLAPNDEAMAKLTTDQLSEPGAPEQIMYYHIIPEYQTEESMYNAVRRFGKVKYDTLRLPHKVVAEEADGSVKFGAGEEGAYLFDPDIYTDGRISVQGVDGVLFPIEEIKVTPVAAPVAKLVAKPRRGKLMEVVCGTLGSFAFASCH; from the coding sequence ATGGATTTTCAGATCTATGGCGTTAGCAATCTCTTCATCTTCACTGTTATACTCCTTTTCTCCATTGCAACTGCCACATTGCAAGAAAACCCAACTGCAACATTTGCAAAACCCACAACTTCGGCACCCCAAATCAACTCAAACTCCATTCTTGTAGCTCTTTTGGATTCTCACTACACTGAGCTTTCTGAGCTAGTTGAAAAAGCCCTTTTGCTTCAAACACTTGAAGAAGCTGTTTCTAAACACAACATTACCATTTTTGCCCCTAAAAATGAGGCTCTTGAACGTGATTTGGACCCTGAGTTCAAGCGTTTCTTGCTTGAACCTGGGAATCTCAGGTCCTTACAAAATTTGTTGCTGTTCCACATGATTCCCACTCGCATTGTTTCCAACCAATGGCCGGCGCGTGTGCACGCGACCTTGTATCCTGGAGATGAGAATGTGAATGTTGTGGAGAAGAACGGTGAGAAAATGGTGAGCAGTGCTATGATTATTAAGCAAGACGATATTATCAAACCCGACGGTGTAATTCATGGGATTGAGCGCGTGTTGATACCCAAATCGGTTCAGCAAGATTTCAACACCCGAAGAAGTCTCCGGTCAATCTCCGCCGTGCTGCCGGAAGGTGCACCGGAGGTTGACCCGAGAACTCACCGGTTGAAGAAACCAGCACCTGTGCCAGCTGGCGCACCACCGGTGCTGCCAGTGTACGATGCGCTAGCGCCCGGGCCATCTCTGGCCCCGGCACCAGCTCCCGGTCCAGGTGGACCCCACCATCACTTTGATGGTGAAAGTCAAGTAAAAGATTTTATTCAAACACTCCTACATTATGGAGGTTACAATGAATTAGCAGACATTCTTGTGAATCTAACATCATTGGCTACAGAAATGGGTAAATTAGTATCAGAAGGGTATGTTTTAACTGTTCTGGCGCCCAATGATGAAGCGATGGCTAAGCTGACGACTGATCAGCTTAGCGAACCCGGGGCGCCAGAACAGATAATGTATTACCATATAATACCGGAGTACCAAACGGAGGAGAGTATGTATAATGCAGTGAGGAGATTTGGGAAAGTGAAGTATGATACATTGAGGTTACCACATAAAGTTGTGGCTGAAGAAGCTGATGGATCAGTGAAATTTGGGGCAGGTGAAGAAGGGGCATATTTGTTTGATCCTGATATTTATACTGATGGAAGGATCTCTGTACAAGGGGTTGATGGTGTTCTGTTTCCTATTGAGGAAATTAAGGTGACTCCAGTAGCTGCCCCTGTTGCTAAGCTTGTTGCAAAGCCAAGAAGAG